The region AGAAACTGCACGACCTGCTGGGCCCTCACATGCTGCGGCGGCTCAAGGCCGACGTCTTCAAGAACATGCCCGCCAAGACCGAGCTGATTGTGCGAGTGGAGCTCAGCCCCATGCAGAAGTAGCAAAGTCCCGCTCTCGTCCATTGCTTGTTTCTCTTGACAAATAAGAAAAGCCAATCCCGGCCGGGCCTTCTCGTTGTCTTCAAACCCAGAAAGTACTACAAGCTGATTCTAACCAAGAACTTTGAGGCTCTGAACTCAAAAGGCGGAGGGAACCAGGTCTCCCTGCTCAACATCATGATGGACCTGAAGAAGTGCTGCAACCATCCCTACCTCTTCCCCGTGGCCTCCATGGTGGGCAAAGTCCTCAGCTTCCGTCGAGCGGCCGCCGCACCTCTGGCAACGTGCTACagtgtcgctcgctcgctcgctcgttccTTTGGTTGCAGGAGGCCCAGAAAACGGCCAGCGGCGCTTACGAGGGCTCGGCGCTCACCAAGGCTTCCGGGAAACTCACGCTGTTGCAGAAGATGCTGCGCAAGCTGAAGGAGCAGGGACACCGAGTGCTGGTCTTCTCGCAGGTGGGCCCGTTGGGCCTCGGTCCGTTGGGCCTCGGTCCGTTGGGCCTCGGTCCGTTGGGCCTCGGTCCTTTGGGCCTGTTTGCTGACTCTGCTCTTTGCAGATGACCAAAATGCTGGACTTGCTGGAGGACTTCCTGGATTACGAAGGCTACAAGTACGAGAGGATCGACGGCGGCATCACCGGGGCGCTCAGGCAGGAAGCCATTGACCGCTTCAATGGTGAGTCCAAAAGGAGGAGTGAAGAACTTTTTGGCCAGGTTGGATTGGATTTTGCTGGACAAAGGTAAATGACGTTCCAAAATATCTCCATTTTGTCAAGTTCAGCATATAATAAGCATCAAgtcttttggattttattttgggAATATTTATTCATCTTGATCTTGATCattattttgattgattgatttcatttggtctatttttattttggattttatttcagctatttttttctaatattgCGTCTGcagaatatggaagggaaaaacaaaagtcCCCTTTTCCATTCCCAAAATGCACTCTcctttttctgctccaaatgtcCTTTTCCTTCATGGTACTGTGCAGCTCCCGGCGCTTGTCAGTTTTGCTTCCTGCTGTCCACCCGAGCCGGAGGCCTGGGCATCAACTTGGCCACGGCCGACACCGTCGTCATCTTTGACTCGGACTGGAACCCCCACAATGACATTCAGGTTGCAGGGGGGTATGgttaggggggagggggggacgtGCCGGCCCAAAGCATTGTTGTCTTTGTCATTTTTGCCCGTCAGGCCTTCAGTCGGGCTCACCGCATCGGGCAGGCCAACAAGGTGATGATCTACCGCTTTGTGACGCGAGGCAGCGTGGAGGAGCGCATCACACAGGTGGCCAAGAGGAAGATGATGCTGACCCATCTGGTGGTCCGGCCCGGCCTGGGCTCCAAAGCCGGCTCCATGACCAAGCAGGAACTGGACGACATCCTCAAGTTTGGAACCGAGGAGCTCTTCAAAGACAAGGGAGAAggtgagcgagggagggagcgatTGCCAGAAATCGTTACAATGTTTAAGAGAATTTTACGGCTTTCTAGGTAAAAGGAAATGATTCTGaaaatggtctttttttttattgtttctaAAAAAAACGTTCCCATGCTATTGATTCTttgatattgttattgttattattattattattattattatcattatcattattattattattattattattattattattattattattattattattattattattattattattattattattattattattattattattattattattattattattattattggagaGAGAAAAAGCAGTCACCATATGACTGACTTACTCAGTTGTATTTTAAAAATCACTGTTGTAGAATGAAGTCTTGTTTTTGTCACGGAAAAGTCACCATTTTAAGACCAAGAAGTTGTACTCTTCTTATCTAGAAAATCAAGTTGCAAGTTTAGAAGAAGTTTttgggcataaaaaaaaaagtcacagtaCTACTTGAAGTCAATCCGATTTTTTGGGGAGCAATAAAACAGCATGacataatttagtttttttttggggagcAATAAAACAATATGACATAAATTACGTTTTTCGGGGGTGGTAATAAAACAATATgacataaatgacattttatttacaGAAACAGTTGCATGACTGCAAAAAAtagtttttggggggggaaatattACAAGAGTGAAATGGGTGCTTCTGTTTCTCCGGTCCCCGACAGGTATGAAGAGCTCGTCGGGGGATAAAGTTGAAGACGAGGGCAACGTGATCCACTACGACAGCGTTGCCATCGAGAGGCTGCTGGACCGAAGCCAGGACGCCACCGACGACTCGGACGTCCACAACATGAACGAGTACCTGAGCTCCTTCAAAGTGGCCCGCTACATGGTCCGAGAGGAGGACAAGGTAAGAGGCCGGCGGGCTGAGAACGTTGAGCAACAtgggcttgctttttttttttttttcttgcctggaTTTCACTTCCAGCGTTACCTTTTTTGGACACTTGCTGGGAAAGGGGGGTCGGTGGGGGGGGGAATTGGCAGCTCTGCTACATTCATCTCGCCAAAAAAGCGGTGAAATAATGAGCCGAGAGAAGCGAAACAGTGCCGCCGCCGCTGATAACTGGGGCGATAACTCCCGCTCGCTCGCATTTCTCACGGGAGCTGAATAAATATATTGACGGGCGCCGCTTTAATCCGAGAAGAAACATCTGCAAGCTAGCTAGCTTCTAGCACCAAATATCTGAGCACAAACCAGCGTACACACGTCGATGGCACCGATACTTTGTTGGCACCTTCTTGATCATCCGCAAAGAACAACTAAAATGACTTGAGGAGTTGCCATCATCTCCTCGTTTTGGTACGGCCGCAAAATgaagtggaaataaaaaaacgttTCTAGTTGGTTTCCGTATTTCTTGTTGGTATGTCTAAAGGGCGTCTTCCGTTGCCTTTGTTGATCCTGACCGATTCCTCGTTTGAAAGAAAAATCGGAAATCGGCTAACTGTGAAACGTgtaaaaagtaaacaaaggattttcaggacaagcgatgaaaacaaaatccaaaATCAAAGCGACCCGACGTGctgcgttttgttttgtttttcttcttttcctcaCCGACGTTTGCTACTCCAGATGGACGAGATGGAGCGAGAGATCATCAAGCAGGAGGAGAACGTAGATCCGGACTACTGGGAGAAGCTGTTGCGCCACCACTacgagcagcagcaggaggaccTGGCCAGCAAACTGGGCAAAGGCAAGCGCAACCGCAAGCCCGTCAACTACAACGACGCCGCGCAGGAAGATCAGGGTAAGATAAGGAAGAGCAAAACAAGGAGTTGTCCGCGGCCAAACACATTGGTCCTTCCAGAGTGGCACGCTGACATTTCCGACAACCAGTCCGAGTATTCCGTGGGCtccgaggaggaggacgaggacttTGACGAGCGTCCCGAAGGTCGGTTCCAAACGTTTGAGCttcaaaaacatccatccatccatccatccatccatctatccatccatgcatccatgcatccatgcatccatccatgcatccatgcatccatccatccatccatccatccatccatccatccatccatccatccatccatccatccatccatccatccatccatccatccatccatccatccatccatccatccatccatccatccatccatccatccatccatccatccatccatccatccatccatccatccatccatccatccttccttccttccttccttccttccttccttccttccttccttccttccttccttccttccttccttccttccttccttccttccttccttccttccttccttccttccttccttccttccttccttccttccttccttccttccttccttccttccttccttccttccttccttccttccttccttccttccttccttccttccttccttccttccttccttccttccttccttccttccttccttccttccttccttccatccatccttccatccatccaacccatACAACTCAGGTGtgctagcttcatgctaacaaagCTATCATAGACAGGCCGCTGGAAACTAGATGTGTGGCTTTCACACTCCAAGCACcgtaaagaaaacaacaaaagagaaTTAAATCTGGAAATCCCACCAAACCATGTCTTGTCAAAAGTTGCAAGCTACGCTGCAAGCTACGCTGCAAGCTACGCTGCAAGCTACGTACCGTGAAAACCGTGTAAGCTAGCTCAGATACTTCTTTCCCCTGTGCGTACTATCGCTAGCTATTTGTTAAACATGTCATTCACTCCAAACTATTTGCATTTGTTGTATTTTGTAAAAAATGTGTATGTATAATTCTCAAAGATTTCACAAGATGGCGTCAAAGCCTCGAAAGCGCTAGCAGTGATAGAAAGTATCTGTCTGCTGTGGAAATTGCTCCTAttttgcgtgcgcgtgtgtgtgtgtgtgtgttgaggggGTCATTTGGTTTTAACGGGTTTTTACATTGTCGTTAGGAAACACACAGTTTGAATATCATCTGATTTCATTCAATCAGCGTATTGAATTGGGCTGTAAATGATTTGCAGCAGACccagcccccccgccccccgcaaataaaaaagcaaattttgaTTTAGCGGATCCAGTTGCCTGGCACGCTCACGCAAAGCCCTttgccaaaacacacaaatccaGACGGCCATCTCTGAGTGCAAGGAAGGGGGAGAAaaactcgctcgctcactcgctcgctcgctctcctttCCTTACCGCGCCAAGAAGCTCAATGTTTTCGCGAAAGGCGAGCATGCGATACGAGATTGAAAgcgtgcctcttttttttttttttcttgttctttaACCCGTTGCTTCCCTGCAGGCCGGAGACAATCCCGCCGCCAGTTGAGGAACGAGAAGGACAAACCGCTCCCTCCTCTTCTGGCCAGAGTGGGCGGCAACTTGGAGGTCCGTTCGTCCGAAGCCCGCTTTCTTGCAAATGTCCAAAGATGGCAGCGagcgttttattttttgtttgccaGGTTCTGGGCTTCAACACACGCCAGCGGAAGGCTTTTGTCAACGCCGTGATGCGCTGGGGGATGCCGTCTCAGGACGCCTTCTCCTCTCAGTGGCTGGTCAGGGACCTCCGAGGCAAGAGCGAGAAGGAATTCAAGTAAGCATCGTGAACAAAAGCCAAAGAGGCCTTCGAGTGATTGAACCACGCActgtccgtccatctgtctgtctgtctgtctgtctgtctgtctgtctgtctgtctgtctgtctgtctgtctgtctgtctgtctgtctgtccgtccgggCGGGCGAACGGCCAGGGCGTACGTGTCGCTCTTCATGCGTCATTTGTGCGAGCCGGTGGCCGACGGGGCCGAGACGTTCGCCGACGGCGTCCCCAGGGAAGGCCTGTGTCGGCAGCCGGTCCTCACGCGCATCGGCGTCATGTCGCTCGTCAAGAAGAAGGTGGCGCTCTTTTCTCTTCTGCGAGtatcgtattttccagactataagactAGCGCTCCGGAGTACAGCCGTAAAATGcacaaggaggaggaagaacaaCCTACATGAGTCGCACTTTGGGGGGAAATCTATTGGACGAGAACAGACATGTCCTCTTGACAGGcaatttcaattaaaaatacaatCGGCAACAACAAATCCGATGAAATCTTCATTCTCTGTGGCTCCGCTAATCCTGAAAACTAAGGatggcaaaaacaaaactgccacctatagtccggaaaatacggtatatctattttgttttgctgctaATGGCATTTAGCAGCAGCTCTTCCAATGAAGCCGCCAAGTAGCCGCTTGACCTTTGGGCCCAGATTCAGGAATTCGAGCACATCAACGGGCGCTGGAGTCTTCCGGAGCTCAAGCCCGACGTCAGACCGGACAGACCCCCCTCCAGGGCGTCGTCCCCCGGCGGCGCCGAAACGGCCAGCCCCGACGCCAGCTACGGCAACACGCCGTGCGCCTCCAAGCCAGGTCGGTGGGGAAAAATGGCAAAGTTGTGCGAGCCAGTGGCCAACCCGTGACCTTTTGTCGTCAACAGCGACGCCCGTGCCGACAGACAaggacgacggcggcggcggcggcgagaagGACCAGGATGACGGGGAAGAGGTGGGAAGCCCAAGAAATGTCCTCTCCATCGCACTTTGCTGGTAATGCGAGGTTTGCGTTGGAAGTGCCGGCCGGCGGCCCAATGGACATCTGCTATTTGTTCCGATGCTGTTGCCCTTTTTTCAGGCATATTTGAATGAAGCCATTGAATCTCGGTACTTCTCAAAAGAAAATGCTTTCGTTTGATTTCACATTGAAgtacttgacattttttaacgACCTTGATAAAATACTTATTTCAATCAggttcatttatttatgtatttatctaCTTATCTatttatatgatttttttcgtcagtcttgacatttttttccaaaacttGAGCTTAGTTGTAAAAATACTTCAAACACTTCTTTTTATACAATTTAGTAtgcttcatttatttatgtattttttattttttttttccaaaacttgAGCGGAGTTGTAAAAATACTTACAATATACAATTTAGcacgctatttttattttgttttatttatttttattatttatttatttttcttgaatttgttttccaaaacctGAGCTTAGTTGTAAAAATACTTATTTTGATAtggtttcttttatttttaaatcaaaacaaaacatttttttcatttcttgtcAGTCTCAACGTTTTCTCCTTTTTCCAAAACTTGAGCTTAGTTGTTCAAATGAAATGTGCTCCTTTGTGGTTTCAGCTTTGCGCAGTGCAAAGCGTGGGTCCCGCCAGTCCCAAAACAGAGGACAACCCTTCATGTACGGAGgagaaagaagaggaggagaacgaGCAAGCGAGCAGCGCCTGGCCGCAGGAGAGCAATTGGCCAGACAAGAGCGTTCCAACAACCCAGCGTGACGGGAAGGCGCAAGGTGGCAGAGCGGGTAACCAATCATAATTCACCTCCTTGTATTTGATGGAGCTAGTCACATGTCGAACTTTGGTTCTTAGATGGCCAAAAGGTGGATGAGGAGCGGCAAAAAGACGCGGCCAAGCCGGAAGCGGCCCAGGAGCCCGCCCAAACCAAGAAAGGTGCAGCgctcggctcggcttggctcggggCTCAGCCCGGGGCTCAGCCTCGGCTCAGCTGAGCCGTCTTTTTCCGTCCTCTGCCTTTCTTGTTGTCAACAGAGGAGATGCAAATCGAAAAGgatgccgccaccgccgctggCAAAGAAGTGCGAGAGGTGAAGGCGGAGCTGGCTAAGCTGCCTGTGGAGCGACCTCGCTTCATGTTTAACATTGCTGACGGCGGCTTTACCGGTCAGTACGCTATGATGCAACTCTCCTTCCAAATAAGCTACGTAGCTACGGAACGGAGTATATTATCTGAACTGAGTGAAGAAGGTACAGTAGGTAGTCGGGGTGAAGGATTTCGAAATGACTTTTTTCTCCGTCGCTATTCTCATTTCATACTTGATTGGTTTCCCATGTACCGTCATTTCCGGACGACAAGTCACTCCAGAGtagaagtcgcaccagccataaaatgcgtaATGAAGGAGAAAACCACATTGCACCAGTGGCACTTTCAAATGAAAATAGAATAGGCTGAACGCGTTGATATACTGAGTTACCATTACGTTAGCATTGCTAGCATTACATAAACACATAACCAAGGAACTAAGAATGTGTCCGattttattcaaataactatagcatGAATAAGTTTATCaacccatctgtgtcactccaaatcattcaaCAATGAAATCTTCGTCTTCGCTGTCACTTCTAAACAACGCCGGAAGTCGGTGAATGGATTCAGACTCATTGACAGTTGCAATTATTCCACAAGCCTAGAGCGCCCTCTTTCGGTTCAGTGTGAGAATAACATATGAAAAGATAGATGTTAATCATTTCAcaaataagtcgctcctgagtataagtcgcacccccccccccccccccctcgcccaaactatgaaaataaactgCCACGCgtcgtccggaaaatatggtatctCTTTCTGAGGTGTGTACTGGATAGAAATGAATCTCTCCCTGCCTGGATTATTTATAGAAACGGAAAATCAAATGGGGCTCCAAATTGACCCTACTTCCAGAAATGCTCAGTTACAGCTGTCCAATGCGACACGCCCACTTCCACCTCTCAGGTTGTTCTGATTATTAAGGAAGGAAAGATCAGTAGAAAGGGAGGTAGGACGCGGTCCATGGTTGGACTTGGATAAATAACTGTATATGAACTTGGAAACTTggaactttgtgtgtgtgtgtgtgtgtgtcccccaCAGAGTTGCACACTCTTTGGCAGAACGAAGAGCGGGCCGCTATCTCCTCGGGAAAGATGAGCGATATCTGGCACCGCCGCCACGATTTCTGGCTCCTGGCAGGAATCGGCGTGTATCCTTGGCGACGCAGGAAAGCGGCCAGCCCTctgaagacccccccccccgtttttgacagcaaaccaaaacattaagaACACGTCGTCCTCAGTGTTTAGCGAGTCGGCTCTGCGTATCGACGGCATAAATCTAGTTTGATGACGCCCGCCATGCTGACTTCTTCAAAAATCCAATTGTGCTAGCACAGCTTCTACCTTTCCCTTTGACTGCGTGTTGGCTGCTGAGGCTTATCACTATGACGGTGAGGTGGAGAGGCGAGGTTTCCGAAATGTCCATTTTTGGACAGTTCTGTCCTTGACCCGGCGGGGCTCCAGCCACGGCTACGCTCGGTGGCAGGACATCCAAAACGACCCGCCGTTCGCCGTCGTCAACGAGCCCTTTAAGTCGCAGGCCAACAAAGGCAACTTCCTGGAAATGAAGAACAAGTTCCTGGCTCGCCGCTTCAAGGTAAAGCTAATTGTGTCCAGAACACGGTTGGAAATAAGCTCTCTTTGTCAGCTGACACACCGGTGCTGACCGCAGCGTTCCTCATCCTGTTTGCTTGCGGCCTGGCGCGTGGGCCCACATCCTCATTTACGCAATCTCTTGCATCACTTGCTCCGCGCTCCAAACAAAACGGTGTCGAGGCAAGAAACGGCAGCGTTCTTGATGATTCTGCAACCTTGGCAGTTAGCATCAACGCTGCCATTCATtcccgctccctccctccctccctccctccctccttcagcTGCTGGAGCAGGCGCTGGTCATCGAGGAGCAGCTGCGGCGGGCGGCCTACCTGAACATGACGCAGGAGCCCAGCCACCCGGCCATGGCGCTCAACGCCCGCTTCGCCGAGGTGGAGTGCCTGGCCGAGGCGCACCAGCACCTCAGCGAGGAGTCGCTGGCGGGCAGCAAGCCGGCCAACGCCGTCCTGCACAAAGGTCCGTGGCGTGACATCTGTCGTCGGGAACGTTAGGAAAAGGCACGCCAAAGTCTGTTGTCGTGCTGCCAGTGCTCAACCAGCTGGAGGAGCTGCTGAGCGACATGAAGGCCGACGTGACCCGGCTGCCGGCCGCGCTGTCCCGAGTGGCGCCCGTCGCCGCGCGCCTGCAAATGTCGGAGAGGAGCATCCTCAGCCGGCTGGCCAGCAAGGGCACGGAGACGCAGGCGCCCCCGGTCAGCCCGTTCGCCGCGCAAACATGAAGAATGACGGCGCCGCGCTTGGCCAGTCAGAACACACAGCCCGGCAAcccgcgctcgctcgctcgctcgctcgctctttcgCGCCACGAGTGTTTCGTCAGCACGTTCTCCTCCCTCGCCCTCTTGAAGCACTTGACAATGTTCTTCTCGCCGCCCCCATCCTCCCGTCTCGGTCGATGCCGTCTTGCCTGAACCCGTCCCTTTTCTTTCCCTGGCTCCAGCCTGTCCCTCCCGGACCCTACGCCACCCCTCAGCACTACGGCGCCCCCTATGCTCCGGGGCCAATGGGCGGGGCCAACTACAGTCAGATGCCGCCCGGGTCCTTCATATCAGGTCAGTGAGTCTctttgaaagaagaagaaggcaaTCAATGAAGGTTGCCAAACTTGTTATTCGCTGGAAAGTCCAGATGAATCTTTGTCAGCATATTTCCATGCTGCATTTGGGAgccatttcttttttcaaacacGATTCATTTGTCACTTTTGGCGAGGGTCCCCATCCGGATGTCCGCGGGCACCCCTTGATGGTTTTCTGCCGCATCTGACCCAACCCAATAGCTTGTGTCGGATCGCAATGGACAACAAACAGCACAGTCCAAAAAAAGGCAGTAAAAATGTCCTTCAGTTTTGTTCCGTAAACGAGCTATTCCTTAGACTGTACGGCCGTTGAGCAGAACTTTACCAATGACTCCATTTCAGCCATTTTTATGGAAACGAACAAACGCTTGGAAAAAGTTACGTGAATTGAAAAGAGCCCAACCAAAAACACCACCATCACCATATGAGCACGCTGTTCTGGACTCCATTAGCGACTCCACCGTCCGTCGGCGGCCTTGTCCTGGTGATGCGGGCAAAAAGCCGCTTCTATTGCTTCTATTTCAAGACTTCATCGGAGGAATTCCATCCTTATATCACATGGCCACCCAATCTGGACTTGAGCGTGGATGTCCAGGCTCTTTGAATCAAATGACGACTCATTTTGCCACTCAGGAATGTGCACGTTGCGTTCTGGCCGCGACGTccctcccgccgccgccgccgccgccgccgccgccgccgccgctgcttgtCAATTGCCGTTGAGCGTGTCATGTGCTAGCCAGACGCGCtctgtggctggctggctggctggccggctgcccggccggccggccaacgTGCTGCCCAGATGCGGCAGAGAAAAGTGCAAAAAGATGCTCTTGCCACAACGGCTCAAGTCGACTGGGTGTaattggagagagagagagagagagcgagagcgagagagcgaaaCATCTGTCAAAGGCATTGCACGACGCATGGGCGAAAATGTCATTATCCCCCGGGCGCTGCGCCAAGAAAACACGCAGGAGGTATTTTGAGAGGGACGCCGACCGCAGCGCAgatgcgctcgctcgctcggctggCGTAAATGCGTGACCACGCAAATAGCTGCCAGTTGCCCCTCCGAGCCCGTACCAGGCCGGGTCGCCGCCCTCGCCCTGAttggcgtggcgtggcgaggcgaggcgagggagAAAAGCAAAGCAACCAAAAGCAAAGCAGCTGGCTGCTGGACAagagttaaaaacaacaaatccaAAGAGTTGGCCACCCTGGAATAGCACTGCCTGTCCTCCTCCCAGACATTCCTATGTGCACGAAACGCAGATGCCGAGGCTCCCATGGTGCTCGC is a window of Syngnathus typhle isolate RoL2023-S1 ecotype Sweden linkage group LG1, RoL_Styp_1.0, whole genome shotgun sequence DNA encoding:
- the chd3 gene encoding chromodomain-helicase-DNA-binding protein 3 isoform X4, which gives rise to MSYPPRRAFEEDESTALHSEGGDFDEAGDGGGDGNGGDGSGDLLDARSDINSPAALRQTAASPEEEADTSDREVPCRKKGRPKKKKDGKKKGKEGDGARPEKEGDGAKELDSDVDPDSPADQDSGDRSDCGEKRRRRKKHQEKKEKKSKRKKSNDEDRGRAQEETARPAEHKTSARLAEEWGLEDVDHTFSEEDYRQLTNYKAFSQFMRPMIAKKNPKIPMSKMMTVLGAKWREFSFNNPFKGDAAVAAVAAAAAAAEQVSAASAAAVSAPVPPPVRKAKTKEGKGPGYKKRSKSPRVPDRKKTKAKKMAPVGLKPSPACAKRKRSCSSDEPDEEESERQDVHGSDGSGRLKKSKRGRPAKKEKKSEEDADGYETDHQDYCEVCQQGGEIILCDTCPRAYHLVCLEPELEKAPEGRWSCPHCEKEGIQWEAKYEDFEDAAEKSMSGAGAEDHHHHHHNEHMEFCRVCKDGGKLLCCDTCTSSYHVRCLNPPLPDIPNGQWLCPRCTCPPVKGRVQKILHWRWGEPPPAVPAAPAVPAAPDAAHDQPLLAKGRAEREFLVKLVGRSYWHCAWITELQLEIFHSVMYRNYQRKTDMDEPPALDYGSGGEDESGAANGDKRRSEDPGYAVMEDKFYKYGIKPEWLLIHRIINHSLDKKGAYHYLVKWRDLTYDQCTWEQDATDIPDFAVYKANYWRHRDAVTERDPQRPRRMRSKSQEGPDPPSPAWPVTDPTIKYEEQPDFVTSMGGTLHLYQMEGLNWLRFSWAQGTDTILADEMGLGKTIQTIVFLYSLFKEGHTKGPFLVSAPLSTIINWEREFEMWAPDFYVVTYTGDKDSRAIIRENEFSFDDSLMMKGGGKKAFKMKRETPIKFHVLLTSYELVTIDQTALKSIDWACLVVDEAHRLKNNQSKFFRRLNDYKIDHKLLLTGTPLQNNLEELFHLLNFLTPNRFNNLEGFLEEFADISKEDQIKKLHDLLGPHMLRRLKADVFKNMPAKTELIVRVELSPMQKKYYKLILTKNFEALNSKGGGNQVSLLNIMMDLKKCCNHPYLFPVASMEAQKTASGAYEGSALTKASGKLTLLQKMLRKLKEQGHRVLVFSQMTKMLDLLEDFLDYEGYKYERIDGGITGALRQEAIDRFNAPGACQFCFLLSTRAGGLGINLATADTVVIFDSDWNPHNDIQAFSRAHRIGQANKVMIYRFVTRGSVEERITQVAKRKMMLTHLVVRPGLGSKAGSMTKQELDDILKFGTEELFKDKGEGMKSSSGDKVEDEGNVIHYDSVAIERLLDRSQDATDDSDVHNMNEYLSSFKVARYMVREEDKMDEMEREIIKQEENVDPDYWEKLLRHHYEQQQEDLASKLGKGKRNRKPVNYNDAAQEDQEWHADISDNQSEYSVGSEEEDEDFDERPEGRRQSRRQLRNEKDKPLPPLLARVGGNLEVLGFNTRQRKAFVNAVMRWGMPSQDAFSSQWLVRDLRGKSEKEFKAYVSLFMRHLCEPVADGAETFADGVPREGLCRQPVLTRIGVMSLVKKKIQEFEHINGRWSLPELKPDVRPDRPPSRASSPGGAETASPDASYGNTPCASKPATPVPTDKDDGGGGGEKDQDDGEELCAVQSVGPASPKTEDNPSCTEEKEEEENEQASSAWPQESNWPDKSVPTTQRDGKAQGGRADGQKVDEERQKDAAKPEAAQEPAQTKKEEMQIEKDAATAAGKEVREVKAELAKLPVERPRFMFNIADGGFTELHTLWQNEERAAISSGKMSDIWHRRHDFWLLAGIGVHGYARWQDIQNDPPFAVVNEPFKSQANKGNFLEMKNKFLARRFKLLEQALVIEEQLRRAAYLNMTQEPSHPAMALNARFAEVECLAEAHQHLSEESLAGSKPANAVLHKVLNQLEELLSDMKADVTRLPAALSRVAPVAARLQMSERSILSRLASKGTETQAPPPVPPGPYATPQHYGAPYAPGPMGGANYSQMPPGSFISVLNGPPLSLSLSLPVKKEREGDLRREQRGGEIICIDD